In one Heterodontus francisci isolate sHetFra1 chromosome 16, sHetFra1.hap1, whole genome shotgun sequence genomic region, the following are encoded:
- the LOC137378242 gene encoding mucin-21-like — translation MDADTTNTHGANSTSTHGANTINAPGANTINTHGANTINTHGRNTITTQGANTISTHGAKTINTHGKNTTNIHGTKTINTHGAITIKTHGSNTTKTHGANSNNTHGANTINTHVSNTINTHGANTVNTHGANTTKTHGASTTNTHGANSINTHGTNIINPHGPNTINTNGANTVNSHGANTTNTHAVNTINNHCANNNNTHGANTVNTYCVKTIKIHGTDNTNTHGADTINTQGSNTTKTHGANTTTTHGANTINTHGTNTISPCGTNTINTHLSNTICTHGANTINSQAINTTNTHTANIINTHEANTTITHGVNTTNTHGANTTNSHGTNTIHGVNIINMHGANTINTHGANAINTHGLNTNNIHGAIPINTHGANAFNTNDANTNNTHGIKTISTHGTNTINSHGANTINTQVSNTISTHGINTSIPLVQTPPIPKVQTQPTLMVQTPSVLLVKTQSTPWCKHHQYPWCKHHQYPWCKHYQ, via the coding sequence ATGGATGCAGATACCACCAATACTCATGGTGCAAACAGCACCAGTACacatggtgcaaacaccatcaatgcccctggtgcaaacaccatcaatactcatggtgcaaacaccatcaatacTCATGGTAGAAACACCATCACTACCCAAGGTGCAAACACCATCAGTACTCATGGTGCCAAAACCATCAATACCCATGGTAAAAACACCACCAATATTCATGGCACAAAAACCATCAATACGCATGGTGCAATCACCATCAAGACTCATGGTTCAAACACCACCAAAACCCATGGTGCAAACAGCAACAATACCCATGGTGCAAATACCATCAATACCCATGTTTCAAATACCATCAATACCCACGGTGCAAACACCGtcaatacccatggtgcaaacaccaccaaAACCCATGGTGCAAGCACCACTAATACCCATGGTGCAAATAGCATCAATACACATGGTACAAATATCATCAATCCCCATGGTCCAAACACGATTAACACCAATGGTGCAAACACCGTCAATagccatggtgcaaacaccaccaaTACCCATGCTGTAAACACCATCAATAACCATTGTGCAAACAACAAcaatacccatggtgcaaacaccgTCAATACCTATTGTGTAAAAACCATCAAAATCCATGGTACAGACAACACCAATACCCATGGTGCAGACACCATCAATACTCAAGGTTCAAACACCACCAAaacccatggtgcaaacaccaccacTACCCATGGTGCAAATACCATAAATACCCATGGTACAAATACCATCAGTCCCTGTGGTACAAACACGATTAATACCCATCTTTCAAACACCATCTgtacccatggtgcaaacaccatcaataGCCAAGCTATAAACACCACGAATACCCATACTGCAAACATCATCAATACCCATGAAGCAAACACCACCATTACCCATGGTGTAAACACCACCAATActcatggtgcaaacaccaccaaTAGTCATGGGACAAACACCATCCATGGTGTAAACATCATCAATATgcatggtgcaaacaccatcaatacccatggtgcaaaTGCCATCAATACCCATGGTTTAAACACCAACAATATTCATGGTGCAATCCCCATTAATACTCATGGTGCAAATGCTTTCAATACCAATGATGCAAACACCAACAATACTCATGGTATAAAGACCATCAGTACCCATGGTACAAACACCATCAATagccatggtgcaaacaccatcaatacccaagtttcaaacaccatcagtaccCATGGTATAAACACCAGCATACCTCTGGTACAAACACCACCAATACCCAAGGTGCAAACACAACCAACActcatggtgcaaacaccatcagTACTTCTGGTAAAAACACAATCAAccccatggtgcaaacaccaccaatacccatggtgcaaacaccatcaatacCCATGGTGTAAACACTATCAATAG